ATATGGTccttctgggtgtggtggcccatatctgtaatcccagcactcaggaacctCAGACGGAAAGATAGGCAGCTCAAGGCCAATATGGTAAGATCAGATCTCAAGACCGAGGCCAGGCAAAAATCGCGTTTGCAGGCTGGCCAGACTGGATTGCCTCAGCAGCAGCTCCCAGTCCTTAGTGACGCTTGATGCTTTTCACCAGGCTCTTTGCcctggggagtggagagagaaagcTCTTCCTTGGCTGTACGGCACAGTAGAGCCCTCTAGAGCACACCTGTTCCCATCCAGCTGCTGGAGTAGCTGTCAGTCATTAGGAGGGACAGCTGGGCACTGCCAGCCAGAGCTTCTGGCTTCGGGTGGCCGTTACTGTCTCCTCCTGATGCCTTTGATCAGACTGTGCTGGTCTCGGGGTTTATTCACAAACAGGAAACCGAGAattgggtggggatgggaggagtgtaggttgtttttttttttatttttggtgacaATACAGATCTCTCACCCCTAAGACTCTGCTACAAATTGTACACTGGCCTCTCTGAAGGCCACTAAGAGCCTCTCTAGTCTGCACTTACTTTTGACTACTTACGGTTTCTCAGAAAGaagctggtctctctctctttctctctctctctctctctctctctctctctctctctctctctctctctNtgtgtgtgtgtgtgtgtgtgtgtgtgtgtgtatgtaagctcCACACGACAGGTGCTCCAGCCACATTGGAAGGCAGGGCCTGTATGTAGAAGCTGATGCTTCAGCTTCAAATGGAACATCTGTTGGAATTCCTTGCCGGCTGGCCTCttctaagacagaaggaaggggtgGAACAGAGGTTGGGTCTTAGAAAATTCcataggagggaggaaagaatgtAACCCTGGATACTGGTCGCTCAAGGGTCTGCTGGGCTgatccagaaagacagacaccAAAGCAGCCCCTGTCCTGGAGGGAGCCAGGCCAGTTTTTTCCTAGCAAAAAGGGAAACCCAGCATTGCTGGCATCCACCCCCAGGGTCACCCACATTACAGGGTACCTTTATTCTGTTGTCATGGGATGGATCAATGCTTTTCGTGGTGGCCATATGGCCCCACTAAGGTAATTTGCATACAGGTGGAAAGCCTGTGCTAGTGTGTGCAGGCTGGCGAGACTGTTGCCTTGGTGATATCTTAATGACCCTGTGACCTGCCCCAGCTGTCTCCATCACTGCCTTTCTCTGGGCCTGCTTTTCATTCAAGGCAGTCCTTACAATCCCAAGCTGCCTCAAACCTTTCCTCCTTGGTCCCTGGTCCCACCAACAGTGTGCCCTTttccattctcccctcccctagcCTGGCCATTAGCCCTTGTCCTTGTCCTTATTGCTGGCCCTTTGGGGATGGGCCTGGCTTGGGCCTGAGGCTTGGGGTAGATGTTGGGCTACAGGAGAAATGGGTCATTTCTGCTCTCTTCTAGGTTTGAACAGGCCATTCAGGCAGCCAGTCGGGTCATTCAAAAGTGAGTCTTTCCATCCTTCCCTAACCTCTTCTGCTGTCTCATGCAATGCAGATGCCCTGGGTGTGAGGAAATCCTGCCTGCTTTAAgtcgctgccccccccccccgcgcccctgcCATTGCATAGCTCTGAAccgttttttgtttatttgtttgcagtGAGCAGTTTACCATAAAACGCTTCCGATCCTTACCAGTGAGTGTCCTCTAAGGCCTGACAGGGAGCTTAGGCATCCTGGCCGGCATGGACATCATGGGGGTACCTGAGAGAGGTGTTTGAAATAGCCAGGCATTCCTGGACCAGTTGGGGGAGGTCGGGTTTCATCTGGTGGGCTGCGGAGTCGGAGCAGGGTAGCAGAAGGTAACATTCCTGGGTGATACCCAGAATGCAGCCTTTAGTAATTACTGCCCTGTCTGGTTCCCTAGGTGAGGCTGCTGGAACACAGCCCTGTGCTACAGAACATCACCAACTCCCGAGCACTGGACAGCTGGAAGAAAACTGAAGCAGGCTACCGAGCCACCACCGCCAGTAGCCCTGGGGAGGACAAAGAGAATGTGCGCTTCCAGAGACCAAGATGGAGGAACTCCAGGGAGAGAAGGGTACCCTCAGTTTATCCTGATATTTCCTCTCCAATCTTGCCCACAGGATGGATATATCTTCAAGATGCCACAGAAGCTCCCTCACGCCAGCCCTGCCCAAGCTTTGGCAGAATGGGCCAGCCGCAGACAGGCCTTTACTCAGAGGCCCAGCTCAGCCCCTGACTTGATGGTACATAAGGAAAATAAGGCCAAGAGACAGCTCTGGGGAGAGGtggtggctggaaagatggctcagtggttaaaagcactggttgctcttccaggggacctggttcaattcccagcacccaacccACCTTACAACCCTCTATAATACCAGTCCCAGAGgacctaacaccctcttctggcttctgtaggcactaTTTGgaaatggtacacagacatatgtgcaggcaaaatacctgtatacataaaataaagtaaaaaataaatttatctgggtgtggtggtgtctACCTTTAATCCcttcacttgggaggcagaagcaagggaatttttgagttcaaggatagcctgaccctacagagtgagttctaggacagccaaggctacacagagaaaccctgtctcagaaaaaataaaatcaaacaaacaaacaaataaataaatataaaagctataaataaatagctgggcggtggtggcgcacgcctttaatcccaggacttgggaggaggcaggcgtatttctgagttcgaggccagcctggtctacaaagtgagttccaggacagccagggctatacagagaaaccctgtctcaaaaaaaaaaaaaaaaaaaaaacctataaatatatatcatttacttatatataaatatgttcatatatttataatataaaataattttaagatataaataactaaaagctaaaaatttttaaagaggtAGTGGGAGAAGAAAAGGGTGGTCTAGATTCCTTCCTCATCAACCACCCAGGTACTAGAGGAGACTTATCCTCAGAAGGAGTGACAGGTCCCCACCTGAGTATTCTGTGCTTGTTGTCATTTGGACAGTGTCTTACCACTGAGTGGAAGATGGAAGTAGAGGAGCTGAGCCCTGTGGCACAGTCTTCTTCTTCCTTGACTCCTGTTGAAAGGGCTTCTGAAGAAGATGACGGATTTGTGGACATCCTGGAGAGTGATTTAAAGGTAAACAGCCTTGGTCCACAAGGCCCCTACTCGCTCCCCGTTTGGATGGCCTAGACTATCAGCAAGACTACAACCTCATCCAATGCCAGAAGAATTTGAGGGAACTGatattaaccaatcagaagaCCAGGTGGGCTGGTGCTATGAAGGAATGGAGGCTGGGAATGACAAAGGTACTTCTCCTGGCTCAGGGCAAgccccagcagcagcaccagcagcagcaacagcagctggTGTCCGTGCAGCTCTTTGGGGTGGACGGTGCTGCCATAAGTCAACAGTGCTGGGGACAGCCTATTGTTTCTGGGAGAATAAGCAAGAGAAGACTCTCCGCGGTTAACCCATGCTTGTGTTTGTGATTCGTCCTTACTGCTTTGACCTCAGGATGACGAGAAGGTCCCCGCAGGCATGGAGAACCTCATTAGTGCCCCACTGGTCAAAAAGCTGGATAAGGAAGAGGAGCAGGTGAGGCCCGGTAGCGCTCCCTTGGAGATTAGGGGACGTGGGGTGGAGGGACCAGGTGCTCTGACTCCCACCATGTTACTCTTGCCAGGATCTCATCATGTTCAGCAAGTGCCAGCGGCTCTTCCGCTCCCCATCCATGCCATGCAGTGTGATCCGACCCATCCTCAAGAGGCTAGAGCGGCCCCAGGACAGGGATGTGCCCGTCCAGAGCAAGCGCAGGAAAAGTGTGacacccctggaagagcagcagcttgAAGAACCAGTTAGTTCCTTCCTCCGTGGGCTGGGCTGTCACTGCTCACCTGGGGGTGGGTTTGGGCTGAAGATGCTCTGGGTATACTCTCTCGGCTAGATGTGTAGCAGTGGGTAGTGGGCAGGTAGTAGTTTAGGTGGCAGGGAAAGAAGGTCTCAACCAAATAGCGCTCAGAGACAGTGTTTTCCCTGACCCTGGCCTCCGTCTGCCTCGCTTTCCAGAAGGCCCGTGTCTTTCGCTCAAAGTCGCTGTGTCATGAGATTGAGAGCATCCTGGATAGTGACCACCGTGGACTGATCGGAGATTACTCTAAGGTAGCATTCTAGGACCGCAGGAGGCTTCTGTTTTATCTGCTCTGGACCCGTAGTGCAGGAGTTATCTGTCCCCAGAGGTCCCCTCTTCCCTCTGTATCTTTCCGTTCTTGTTCCTATGCAGACTCTTCCTCTGGCTCCCCTTCTGATGCCACCTCAAATCTGTCCAGGCATCTGCCATATCTCAGCCTTGACAAACATTTCCAAATGAATCTCTGGTAtgcaatctcctgcctcagcccctggcTTTCAAACCCAAGAGCAGGAAACAAGAAAGTCTAgggcttttccttcctcttttaccCTCAGAAGGTTCTTTCCCTGGGCACAGGCCCTCAGAGGTTCCACTCAGAGCTGAACCTAAAGGTCAAAGCTGGTGTTGCCTCTGTCCTTCCAACCTTCGCCCCTTGCTGCGTTTCCTTTCCCTGACTCTGACTCATGCTCTCCTTCAGGCCTTCCTCCTGCAGACTGTGGATGGCAAACACCAAGACCTCAAGTACATCTCACCAGAAACTGTAAGCAGGGTTGAGCCACTCTCCAGGTGCATTGGGGACCATCTTTTTTGGCTCTTGTCTTCCCCTGGGGATGGGCTGCATGCACAGACCATCAGAAGACAGAGGGGAAACCTTGGCTACCAGCCTCACCTGCTGGCACCAACTCTGATGGCCTCCTACAGATGGTGGCCCTGTTGACAGGCAAGTTCAGCAACATCGTGGAAAAATTTGTCATTGTGGACTGCAGATACCCCTATGAGTATGAAGGCGGGCATATCAAGGTGAGACGGATGCTGGTAAGGCCAGACCCTCCATTCAGACTCCTTGCCAAGAAGATGAATAGTAACCTTCCATGGTGAATTTCCCATGGGGAGGACTCTGCACAGCAAGAAGTGGGGTTGCTTACCTGGGAACTGAACAAGAAGGGGCGTGGTCCAGGCTACAGCTTGACCCCCAGATCCTCTGACAGAATGCTGTGAACCTGCCCCTGGAACGGGATGCCGAGACCTTTCTGCTGCAGCGTCCCATCATGCCTTGTAGCCTGGACAAGAGAATCATCCTCATTTTCCACTGTGAATTCTCATCTGAGCGTGGACCACGAATGTGAGTCCTAGCTCTGTCCCGCCCTTGTGGTCAGTGGTCAGTCGGCACCCACCCTAGGCTTTCTCTGCCTGCTACTGAGTGCTAGAGCATCTCGCTGCATGTGATAGTTTGGAGCCGAGCTTAACTCTCCTGCCGTAGACAACACATCTTACCATTGTCTTCTTTCTGTCCACATCATCGGACCATCTTTTGGCCATGACTGCAAAATTGGTGCCAAGTCTAGTAGCATCCTTAAAATCTGAGGACACAGTTTAAGCCACACTCTCAGTGACACTCAAGCACTTGGTATCCTGTTCCCGTGCTGGCGACCACTGGGGTCCGTTACCTTTCTTCAGCATTCTTTCCTCTGCCTATGCATTCATGATCTTTTCTGGTtattcctctgcctcctggtccaGGGTAGCCACCAGCTCCGCCTGGCAGCTGTTAGCATCTGTCTCAGTGGGCCAGAATCTCTTTCCCATTCCTTGTACAGGGACCTCATCTCTCCTGCACTCCCCTCTGCTCTGGGGTTCCAGCTTTCTCATCTGGTTCCTGCTGGGCAATGGACCACTTTTCCATCCTTCTGTTCctcccttcctgttctcccttGAGTCCTTACTACATCTGGTCCAAGAGACTGGAGTATGTGTGGTTTTTTCCTAGATCTTTCACATATATTAGGTAAGCACTCTTACCAGTGAGGGTTATCCCCAGTCCCTCTCACtaccttttattatttgtttgtttgtttgtttattatggtatgcatgtggaagccagaggatgactttaaagaatcagttttcttctgcCGCATTTACAGGAGTTttggggattgagcccaggttGCCAGGGTTattcagcaagtgcttttacctgctgacccatctcactgCTCCCTACCCCCCTTTTAAAGAAGTTTATTTTGGTCCAGGCagaggtggtagtggtgcacacctttaatcgcagcccttgggaggcagatttctgtgttcaaggccagcctggtctagagagcaagttccaggacagccagggctacacagagaaaccttatcttgaaaagaaaagactaTATGAAAACactttgcctatatgtatgtgtgtactccatatgcatgcttggtgcctacaGACATCAGAAGAGAGTCTTGGATCTCCTAGAGCTGGTGTCAGatatgattgtgagccaccatatcggtgctgggaattgaccctaCAGTCTTTGCAAGAGccacaaatgttcttaactactgataCGTCTCTTCAGCCCTTAGCccttaaaaattgtgtgtgtgtgtgtgtgtgtgtgtgtgtgtgtggtatacatggatgtggtacatacatgtgtgcatataagtACATGCATGCAGAGAGCCAGAGTAGGCTCTCTTATACATCCTGCTGTATACTCTCCACCtaattcccttgagacagggattctcacTTGGACTTGTGACTGTCAGCCTAACTCCAAACAATCCTCCTGGTTTTATCCCctatccccagtgctggggttacaggctttTTGTCATGctggggatttaaactcaggtcctcatgtctaCTCAGCaggagctcttacccactgagccatctcccacccttaccttttattttgagacagggcttcctaAAATCCAAGCTGGCCTTAAGCTCTTTTTTGTAGCTCAGGCAGGTCTTGAACCTataatccctctgcctcagaatTCTAtgtagctaggattacaggcttgtaccaccagGCCAGGCTCTTGAGTGGACCTTGACTGTGTcacctctcttgcttcctctttccTGGGACGTGTCATAGAGTGCTGTGACAGAGGTTATGAAACAGCTTTCCAGAAACAGCGGCCACTCCTGGTTTACCTCTGCCTTCACCCAAGTGCCCTCTACCCAGTAGAGTGCCGAGTAGGTGACATTCCTGAGCTGAGGAGGCCGTGCACTTGGAAGGCTCTTAAAGCAGTGTGTACAGAGCGTGGCCTCTTCCTGACATGTGGCCTGCCCTGAACTTCCTCTCATGCCGCTCCAGGTGCCGCTTCATCAGGGAACGGGACCGTGCAGCTAACGACTACCCCAGCCTGTACTACCCGGAGATGTACATCCTCAAAGGCGGCTACAAGGAGTTCTTCCCACAGCATCCGGTACCATGGGTGGGATGGCCACAGCTCTCCTGGCATGGACTGTAGGTCCAACTAGGGTCCAACTAGGCTTTaggccctacccccacccccacccagcccccAGAACTTCCTCTTTCTCCCATACTGATGGGCTCCCCTCATCTTCCCATCCTCTAGAACTTTTGTGAGCCCCAGGACTACCGACCCATGAACCACGAGGCTTTCAAGGATGAGCTGAGGAACTTCCGCCTCAAGACGCGCAGCTGGGCTGGGGAACGGAGCCGGAGGGAACTCTGCAGCAGGCTGCAAGACCAGTGACAGAGGAGCCAGCCCCAGTCCTGCTGCCATCCTTACCTCGTGAGGCTTGGGAGCCAGTGGGTCCCATGGGCCTGTGAGGCCACCTACCTGCTAGAGGCCTCAGGTGCTATAGGGGGTTGGGGCATGGTGTGGTGTCGCATCTGTCTGCCCCTGTCCTCAATTCTCCTGTCTCACTCCACTTGTTTTCTGTACCTTGGTACTGGTCCCATCTTAAAGAGCTGAACCTGAGGGTGGCTGCCAGCTGAGGAGAAGTCTGTTGTGTTCAGTGGGAGTCCTTTTACAGTCTTTTTCCCTTGTTTGTGTTAGCTCTTTGTCTTCCTGCTTTCTGGGGAGAGCCTCAGCCTGTTAGGGTGGCACAGTAGCTTCTTGCGTGGCCTGGATGCAGGATGCTAATCTGCTGCCCGGGGCTGTATCTGCTccactctcctggcctctgcatagACTTATGCTCTCCATTGGAAGCATTAAGTGGTTTCTCTTCTGCTGTAGTCTTCCCTGTAGCTTTCATTTTTGTCTGTCTGCCTTAGCGTGTCTCAGGACACACTGAGAGCTGGGGAGGCCTCCTTGTACAGCTTGGGGCTAGAGATTCAAATATCACTTACTCCTTAGGCCTGGCTTTTGTTGGCCCAGAAAGGGATCTTCTCCTTTAAGGTCCCCAGGGCTAGAGCGAAGGCCTGACTCAGGAGCCTCTGGGAGCCCCATCCTCGCGACTGTGAACCCCAGAGTCTCACTGGTCAGCACTTGCTGCTGGGCAGTGGACCAGTCACCAAGCTTCACTGTTTGatccttctctgcctttccctgtccTCCTTTCCGTATCTGGCCCAGAAGACCTCTTGTATGCGTGGTTTTTCCGTGTTGGACTAGTGACTTGAGTCTAAGCCCTTTGTTGCATGGTCGTGGATGCACAGTgccttatatgtatgtatgcacacaagaAGTATTTTGGTAAGCATGATGGCCTACGGCAgaagtgtatgtgtgcgtgtgaaCAAAGTTGTTAGACTTAGCGTTTGGAAATATTAAAGAAGCATtgtcatgggaaaaaaaaaaaccaacaacctcTGGGTTCATAATCTACATATGCTGGAAGGCCCCAGTGAGTCCTCTGTTGGGGCCTTGGTTCAATAAAGCACTGAGCAAGTTGAATGAATAATCTGTTTGTTATGCGGAGCCACTGACAAGACCATGGCAGACTGGAAGGTGGGATGGGGGTAAAGACAGACCAGTGGATGTGGGAAGACCTTCTGGGGGAGGGGCCTTACACTTCATGCTCTCTTCTGAAGTTTTTTgtgctctctctggttttttgaaATAGAGGAAGGGTCCTCtccctatgtagctcagactggtgTCAGACTGGTGTCAGACTGGTGTTAGACTGGTGTCAGGCTGGTGTCAGACTGGTGTCTGCTGTCTTGACCTTCTTGATACTTGGGTTGTAATCATGCACCTCCGCTCCTAGCTGTTGAGTCTCATGCATGACTCTCCTGCTAGGGCTTTggatctcctccctctcctcctccctctcctcctccctctcctcctccctcccctcctccctcccctcccctcNNNNNNNNNNNNNNNNNNNNNNNNNNNNNNNNNNNNNNNNNNNNNNNNNNNNNNNNNNNNNNNNNNNNNNNNNNNNNNNNNNNNNNNNNNNNNNNNNNNNNNNNNNNNNNNNNNNNNNNNNNNNNNNNNNNNNNNNNNNNNNNNNNNNNNNNNNNNNNNNNNNNNNNNNNNNNNNNNNNNNNNNNNNNNNNNNNNNNNNNNNNNNNNNNNNNNNNNNNNNNNNNNNNNNNNNNNNNNNNNNNNNNNNNNNNNNNNNNNNNNNNNNNNNNNNNNNNNNNNNNNNNNNNNNNNNNNNNNNNNNNNNNNNNNNNNNNNNNNNNNNNNNNNNNNNNNNNNNNNNNNNNNNNNNNNNNNNNNNNNNNNNNNNNNNNNNNNNNNNNNNNNNNNNNNNNNNNNNNNNNNNNNNNNNNNNNNNNNNNNNNNNNNNNNNNNNNNNNNNNNNNNNNNNNNNNNNNNNNNNNNNNNNNNNNNNNNNNNNNNNNNNNNNNNNNNNNNNNNNNNNNNNNNNNNNNNNNNNNNNNNNNNNNNNNNNNNNNNNNNNNNNNNNNNNNNNNNNNNNNNNNNNN
The DNA window shown above is from Mus pahari chromosome 3, PAHARI_EIJ_v1.1, whole genome shotgun sequence and carries:
- the Cdc25b gene encoding M-phase inducer phosphatase 2 isoform X2; this translates as MEVPPQKSAPGSALSPARVLGGIQRQRHLSGFEFESDGFLGSPESTASSSPVTTLTQTMHNLAGLGSETPKTQVGSLSFQNRLADLSLSRRTSECSLSSESSESSDAGLCMDSPSPVDPQMAERTFEQAIQAASRVIQNEQFTIKRFRSLPVRLLEHSPVLQNITNSRALDSWKKTEAGYRATTASSPGEDKENVRFQRPRWRNSRERRCLTTEWKMEVEELSPVAQSSSSLTPVERASEEDDGFVDILESDLKDDEKVPAGMENLISAPLVKKLDKEEEQDLIMFSKCQRLFRSPSMPCSVIRPILKRLERPQDRDVPVQSKRRKSVTPLEEQQLEEPKARVFRSKSLCHEIESILDSDHRGLIGDYSKAFLLQTVDGKHQDLKYISPETMVALLTGKFSNIVEKFVIVDCRYPYEYEGGHIKNAVNLPLERDAETFLLQRPIMPCSLDKRIILIFHCEFSSERGPRMCRFIRERDRAANDYPSLYYPEMYILKGGYKEFFPQHPNFCEPQDYRPMNHEAFKDELRNFRLKTRSWAGERSRRELCSRLQDQ
- the Cdc25b gene encoding M-phase inducer phosphatase 2 isoform X1, which encodes MEVPPQKSAPGSALSPARVLGGIQRQRHLSGFEFESDGFLGSPESTASSSPVTTLTQTMHNLAGLGSETPKTQVGSLSFQNRLADLSLSRRTSECSLSSESSESSDAGLCMDSPSPVDPQMAERTFEQAIQAASRVIQNEQFTIKRFRSLPVRLLEHSPVLQNITNSRALDSWKKTEAGYRATTASSPGEDKENDGYIFKMPQKLPHASPAQALAEWASRRQAFTQRPSSAPDLMCLTTEWKMEVEELSPVAQSSSSLTPVERASEEDDGFVDILESDLKDDEKVPAGMENLISAPLVKKLDKEEEQDLIMFSKCQRLFRSPSMPCSVIRPILKRLERPQDRDVPVQSKRRKSVTPLEEQQLEEPKARVFRSKSLCHEIESILDSDHRGLIGDYSKAFLLQTVDGKHQDLKYISPETMVALLTGKFSNIVEKFVIVDCRYPYEYEGGHIKNAVNLPLERDAETFLLQRPIMPCSLDKRIILIFHCEFSSERGPRMCRFIRERDRAANDYPSLYYPEMYILKGGYKEFFPQHPNFCEPQDYRPMNHEAFKDELRNFRLKTRSWAGERSRRELCSRLQDQ